TGGCAAGCTCAACAAGACCACCATGAGTGCCGTCGGCGGTGAGGTGCTGGAGGCGCTTGGCAAGATGCGTTTCGATCTGTGCCTGCTTGGCGTGTGCGGCATCCATCCGCAGCTGGGGGTAATGGCATCAGATTACGATGAGGCTCAGGTGAAGCGGCTGGCCATTATGCAGGCGAGAGAAGTGGTCGCACTGGGTACGGCCGACAAACTGGAGGCCACGGCTCCGTTCAAAATCGCCGAAGTGGAGGCGCTGGCCTACCTGCTTACGGATGCACAGGCGACGGACCAGATGCTGGAGCGCTACCGGTTGGCCGGGATCTGTGTGGTGCGAGGTGAAGCATGAAGGCTATCCCTTCGCTCTGGCCGCAGCGTGCAGCAGTGGCCTGTATGTTCAGCGTCAACGGTATTCTGCTGGCCAGCTGGGTGCCGCACATTCCATTAGTGCAGGTCAGGCTGGGTCTTGACCATGCCGCTCTGGGTCTGGCACTGCTGGGGCTGGCACTGGGGGCCATGGTCAGTATGCCGGTGAGTGGCTGGCTGATTGGTAAGGTGGGTCATCGCGAGGTCAGCTGGTTCAGTGCGGTACTGAGCTGTTTCAGTGCGGCTTTACCGGCCATGGCGCCTGACTTCTTCACCCTGTTGCTGGCGCTGATCATTTACGGCGCCTGTCAGGGTGCGATGGATGTGGCCATGAATGCGCAGGCGGTGCGGGTGGAGAAAGACTGGGGCCAGCCCATCATGTCGTCCTTTCATGGTATGTACAGTGCCGGCGGGCTGCTGGGTGCCGGGCTGCTGGGTGCCGGGCTGGGTGGGCTTTATCTCCATTACTTTACTCCCGGCTGGCACATGTGGCTGGTGGCGGCCGTTATGTTGCTTGCGGTGGTAATGACCGGTCGCTGGCTGCCGGAAGATGGCCCGCTGTCAGTCAGCAGTGAGGAGCACAAACCACGGCGAATGCTGACACCGGCATTACTGGCGCTTGGTGTCGTGGCCTTTATTGTGATGATGACTGAAGGCGCTATGGCCGACTGGAGTGCGGTTTTTCTCAGTACCCTGCACAGTGCAGATCAAGGGACGGCTGCGCTGGGGTTTGCTGCTTTCTCCCTGTGCATGGCCATTGGCCGGTTCAGCGGTGACTATCTGGTGCGCCGAGGCAGCCGCCGGGCCTGCTGGTGGTATCGGCGCTGCTGGCTGCCTTCGGGCTGGCACTGGTGGTGCTGACGTCATTCCTGACGCTGGCGCTGATCGGCTTTGCGCTGGTGGGGTTGGGGCTGTCCAATCTGATCCCGGTGCTGTTCAGCACTGCAGGCAATATGCCCAATATTTCCGCGCAGGCTGCTGTCGCCACCATCGCCACCTTTGGCTACAGCGGCTTCCTGCTGGGGCCACCGATGATCGGCCTGAGTGCGCACTGGCTGGGGCTTGCCACCACCCTGGGATTACTGGCCTTGCTGGTGTTGGTACTGGCGATCTGCGCACCCTAGCTGGTGGCTCAGCGCCAGCACTCCACACCGGTTGCTCTGGTGGACAGCTGATATGGCAGGCCGGGGGAAGCACGGCTTCCCCCGGTTGTCAGGTAGGGTTGAAAGACCAAGCGTAGGAACCGATTCCTGCGAACAGCACTAGCTGCCGTTGCTGGCCAGCTGTTTCGACCCCAGCCTGACCAGCACATCGTGATCCTCCAGTCTTGGTGGGTGCCATTCTCGCCCCGGCGCCGCATTCAGCAGGCTCTGGGTGTAAGGATGCTGCGGGTTATGCAGCACCTGCTTCACCGTGCCGTACTCCACCAGCTCCCCTTTGCACATCACCCCGATATAGTCGCTGATCTGTGCTGCCACCCGCAGATCATGGGTGATAAACAGAATGCTCAGTTGCAACTCCTGCTGCAGTTCATTCAGCAGCTGCAATACCTGCTTCTGCACCGACACATCCAGTGCCGATACGCTTTCATCGGCGATGATCACCTCCGGCTGCATGGCCAGTGCACGGGCAATACCAATACGCTGACGCTGCCCCCCGGAGAACTGATTAGGCTTGCGGTTGAGTGCCTCCCGGCGCAGGCCGACACGCTCCAGCAGCTCACCGGCATAGTCCCATGCACCGCGGGCTGACATGCCTTTGAGCTGTGCCGCGCGGGCGATAATGCTGCCGACGCTGTAGCGCGGGTTGAGTGAGCCGTACGGGTCCTGAAAGATCATCTGGATGCGCCGCCGTGCTCGGGTCAGGTCGGCGCCCTGCAGGGCGGCAAAGTCGGTGTCACCCAGCCAGATATGGCCCTGATCACTACCGGTCAGACGAATCGCCAGCTTGGCCAGCGTGCTCTTGCCAGAGCCAGACTCACCGACAATCGACAGGGTTTTGCCTTTGGGCAGGCTCAGGCTGACATCCTTCAGGGCATGGACTTCGCGGTTGCCGGTACGGTAGATCTTTACCAGATTGTCGACTTTCAGTGCCGGTTCGGCGTCGCTGGTCACCGGCCGCAGGGCTGGATTCATTTCCGGTACGGCATCAATCAGCTGACGGGTGTAGGGGTGTTTGGGCCGGTTCAGTACCTGCTCGGCGGTGCCCAGCTCCACCAGCTTGCCTGCCTGCATCACGGCGATGCGGTCAGCGACTTCGGCCACCACGCCAAAATCATGGGTGATAAACAGGATGCCGTGCTGATGCTTGTCTTTCAGCTCATTGATCAGGTGCAGCACCTGCGCCTGAGTGGTGACATCCAGTGCTGTGGTGGGTTCATCGGCAATCAGCAGGGCCGGGTTCATGGCCAGCGCCATGGCAATCACCACCCGCTGACACTGGCCGCCCGACAGCTGGTGCGGGTAGCTGGCAGCAATACGCGGTGGCTCGGGCAAATGGGTTGACGCCAGCAGCTCCAGCAAACGGGTTTTGCGCTCGGTCTTGCTCATCTGTGGCGCATGCAGCTCGAACACTTCGCCGACCTGCTGGCCGATGGTCATAGCCGGATTCAGTGCTGCCATCGGCTCCTGAAAGATCATGGCGATCTGATTACCACGCAGTTTGCGCAGCTCCTTCTCGCTCAGGCGGGTCAGGTCACGGCCCTGAAACTCGATGGTGCAGCTGCTCTGGCGCAGGCCTTTGGCGACATCGCCCATCACCGCGCTGGTCAGCACGGATTTACCGGAGCCGGACTCGCCGACCACGCAGAGAATTTCGCCGCGGCGCAGCTCCAGACTGACGCTGTCGACAGCGAAGATACGGTCGGTGCCGACCGGCAGTTCGATACTGAGGTTATGGATACGCAGCAGGGTATCCTGACTGATGGTGCTCATAAGGATACTCCGCTTAACCGTAGGGGCCTTTCTTGGCGCTTTCTTCCAGACCATCGGCCAGCAGGCTGAGGCCCAGCATCAGGGAGGAGATGGCGACGCAGGGGAAGATCACCAGATAGGGGAAGGCAATGGCCATCGAACGGCCTTCATTGACCATACCGCCCCAGTCCGGTGTGGGGGGTGGCAAGCCAAGGCCGAGAAATCCCAGCACGCCGATCATGATGGCGGTGTAGCCCACCCGCAGGCAGAAATCGACGATCAGCGGGCCGGTGGTGTTGGGCAGGATTTCTACCAGCATGATGCGCCAGCCACTTTCTCCCTGTGTGATGGCCGACAGCACGTAGTCACGGTTGCGCAGGTCAATGGTCAGGGCGCGGACGATACGGAAGATCGCCGGGGCACTGGCAAAGGTCACGGCGATAACGATATTAGTGCCGGAGGCACCGAGTGCCAGAATGATGACGATATAGAGTACCAGCACCGGGAAGGACAGCACGGTATTGGCCACAAACGACAGGGCCGTATCGACCCGACCACGATAAAAGCCAGCCATCAGCCCCATCATCATGCCGACGGCAAAGGCGGTCATGGTGGCGAGAAACGCCCAGAACAGCACGGTGCGGGTGCCCCAGATCAGCCGCGACAGAATATCGCGCCCCAGCATATCGGTGCCGAGCAGGTAGAACTGCCCGGTACTGTCAGTGCTCATGGGTGTCAGCAGCGGGGTGAAACTTTTCAGCGGATCATAGGGGGCCAGCAGGGGCGCGAAAGTGGCCACCAGCAGCCAGCCGACGACCACGATCAGACCGGTCATACCCAGAGGGTGACGCAGGAAATAACGGAAGTTCATGCCGCACCTCCGTTGCTGTTGAAGGAAATTCGCGGATTGAGCCAGCTGTAGGCCAGATCGGACAGCACCTGCGTGCCCGCAACCACCAGCACACTGACCATGGCGCAGGCTTCAATCACAAAGACATCACTGTTCAGTGAAGCGGTGTAGAGCAGGGTGCCGAAGCCTTTATAGGCAAAGAACACTTCCACCACGATGACGTTGGACAGCAGCCATGGGATGTACAGCATGATCACTGTCACCGGTGCGATCAGCGCATTACGCAAGGCGTGTCGCAGCACGATACGCAGGGTCGAGGCGCCTTTCATCCTGGCGGTGCGGATATAGTGGGCGCCCATCACTTCGATCATCGATGAGCGGGTCATGCGGGCCAGATAGCCGATGCCGAACAGTGACAGCACCATCACCGGCAGCACCATTTGCTCGACACTGAAGCCGCTGGTCATGGTGCTGGCACCGGGCAGCAGTTTCAGCCAGAACACAAAGATGGCGGACAGGAATACTGCACTGGCAAAGTCAGGAATGGAGGTAGTAAACACCGACAGCACCGATACGATGCGGTCGGCCCATGAGCCCTGGCGGATACCGGCAATCACACCAAGCGTCAGGGCAATAGGGATCATCACCAGCAGGGCGCTGCTCGCCAGCAGGCAGGTTTTGTAGAGATTACCGGCCAGTAATGTCAGCACCGGCTCGCGGTAGTAGGTAGACATGCCCCAGTCGCCCTGCATGAAATGCCAGAGCCAGGCCAGATAGCGCAGCACAAAGGGGCGGTCATAGCCGTGTTCGGTCAGCCAGGCGGCGCGTTGATCAGGGGCGGAGTAGGGGCCAAGCACGTGGACGACCACATCGTCCACATTCAGCTCCAGTGCGAAAAATACAATCAGCGAGACGGCAAGCATCGTTGCCACGATGCCGCCGAGCTTGCGAGCAAGAAAGCGGGTCATAGGCAGCGTCTCAACTTCATCCAGATAAACGGCACGCTGACCGCCGGGGTGGTCAGCGTGTATAGCTACTGCATCACGAATGAATCAGGCGTCTAGCCAGACCCCGTCCATGCGGAAGTAGTCAGAGGGATGAAGGCGATAGTTGCGAACTTTCTTCGAGACGGCAGTGAAGCTGTCACCGAAGAAGGGCTGCACCATCACGTAGTGCTCCTGCAGAATGCGCTCCACATCCGCCATGGCTTTGGAGCGCTCTTTGGGGTCAACAATGCTCATGGCTTTATCCAGCGCGGCATCGTATTCCTTGTTGGAGAAGTGGCTTTCGTTCCACTCCACACCGGAGCGATAGGCCAGCTCCTGCGTCATCACGCCCAGCGGCCGGTGCGACCAGAAGGTCAGGCTGAACGGCGCCTTGTCCCAGATGGGCCAGTACTGGGCCGCAGGCATCACGTTGAGCTTCAGGCGAATACCGGCCTCCGCGCAGTTCTGCTGCAGAATCTGGGCGGTGTCCTGCTCGTATTTACCCTGGGTGTTGCCCACCACCAGCTCCAGATCAATGCCGTCCGGGTAGCCTGCTTCGGCGAGCAGCGCTTTGGCTTTGGCCACATCGCGCGGCTGTTTGGGCAGGGCAAAGTATTCAGGATGAATGGGCGACACGTGGTGGTTTTCACCCAGGGTGCCCATGCCGCGATAGGCAATGTCCAGCATCTGCTGGTTGTTGGCGCACAGCACCACGGCCTGACGGATACGGATATCGTCGAACGGCTTCTGGTCGTTCTGCATACGCATGACGATGGTCTGGGTAGATTTTCCCGACAGCAACTGTGCCGCGGGCAGCTTTTTCACCAGATCCAGCTCAGCTACGGTGACGCGATAAAGCACATCCACCTGATCAGCCTGCAGTGCGGCCAGATGAGTGGAAACGTCGGTGCCCATATCGATGTAATGCAGGCCATCGAGATGGGCGGGAATGCCCCAGTAGCCTTCACGTCGGGTGAACAGCGCTTCCTTGCTGACGGCGTAGCTGGTCAGCTTGAACGGGCCGGTGCCGACCGGATTTTTCGCCCAGTTGCTGCCGTCGAGATCGAAGTCTTTCTGCACGATGGCACAGGTAAAGGCATAGAGCATTTCCGGAATGGCCAGCAGTGGGCGGCCGAGACGCAGGATAAATTCGTGATCGTTGACCCGCTCGAAATGGAGGATGTCCTGAAAGGTGGTGCGGTTGGGGGATTTGGATTCAGGGTCCGTCCAGCGCTCGAAGTTGAACATCACATCATCCACGTCGAACTTCTTGCCGTTGCTCCAGGTGACGTCCTTGCGCAGCACAAAGTGCCAGTCCTTGAGGTCGTCAGAAGGTTTCCAGCTTTCCGCCAGATAGGGGTGGGTAACGTTGTCAGAGTCGACGTAGGTCAGAAACTCCAGCGAGTTGCGCAGCAGGTTGGAGGCTTCCACCCAGGAAATCAGTGCCGGGTCAGTAATTTCCTGAATGGCACAGGCGAAACGCAGGGTGCCGCCCTGTTTGGGTGTCTCATCGGCCAGCACGGTACCACTGGCCAGCGCTGCGCCGCCGGCGCCGATGGCACTGAGGAAGCCGCGCGCACTGGCCGCGGTAACGCCGAGCAGGCTGACGGTACGTAAAAACTGGCGACGGTTGATTTCACCGGCTTTCACCTGATCGCAAAGTGCGGGTACAGCAGAATGGACGTCTTTCCCGTCCAGGCTTTTCAGATCGCTCATCTCTTTCTCCCTAATACCCAGGCCGGGGTCTGGTGCAGACAGGCCCTGGGGCTATGCTTTTTTGTTTTCGTGTGTGCAAAAGGTGATAAGACGGATTGCGCTTGGCTGGCTGCCGCGTATTTAACGGCAGCCCGAGTGTTGTTTTTGTTGTGGCGTCATCACTGGGCATGGTGTACGCCAATCCGGTTCGACTGCCGCGTACTCTGTGGTGGCGGTCAGTTATTAAGCAGTAACCCTAGGCAGCTGAGAGGAGGGGCACAAACGATAAATAGGAAGATTGAGCATGAGTAAAACGCATGCTATCTGGCTGATTTCGCCCGTTCAGAAGGTGAAGGGGCGCACATTTTGTCTATTTTGGAATGCTTGAAGGCGGCTGATTAGGCGAATACCGGGGACTTTGCGGGCATGGAGCGGCTAACGTATGCGCAGGCAGGCTGGCACACACCTGAGCGTTACCGTCAGGCTATGGACGGAGGCAGTACCCGCTCCCGCGTCGTATCTGTGCCATCAGACTGAGCCTATCGTCTGGGCGGCCATTTCGATTTCCTGCTCCAGCCAGTGACGAAATACCAGCAGATGCGGCAGATCTGCCTGATCCGGCCGGGTCACAAACCAGTAGCCTCGATTGCCGGGCACCACCACATCGTTGACCTGCACCAGTTGCCCGGAGGCGAGTTCACGGGTAATCATGTTGCGGTCGGCAATGGTGATGCCGACACCATGAATGGCGGCCTTGATGGCCATTTCCAGCAGATCAAACTCGATGCCGCCTTCGGTATGCACATCCTCAATCTGTGCCGCTCGCAGCCAATGCTCCCAGGTATGAAAGCGCCCGGAGCCCTTGAGCACATGCAGCAAGGTATAGCGATTGAAGTCCAGCGTGCGTGCGCCGCCTTCACGCGCCAGCAGCGCGGGTGCACACACCGCAATATGGCTCTCCTGCATCAGCTGGATATTGTCGATGGTGTCCCAGTCGCCGGTGCCAAAGCGAATGGCACAATCCAGCTCGGTACTCTCCACCAGATTGTCCTGCAGCGCGGTGGTAATGGTGAGGTCCAGCTCAGGGTGCAGTTCTTTTAGTGTGCCAAGGCGGGGAATCAGCCAGCGGGTGGCAAAGGTCGGTGGCACGTTGATCTTGAGGCGGGTGAGATGGGTATTTTCCAGAATGCTGCGTACGCTCAGCTCAATCTTGTCGAAGGACTGTCGCAGCACCGGCAGCAGGGCGCGGCCTGCGGGCGTCAGTTCGAGAAAGTGATGACGCCGCTCCAGCAGCTCGACCCCCAGAATATCCTCCAGCTGCTTTACCTGCCGGCTGACCGCACTCTGGGTGACATGCAGCAGCTCGGCTGCGCGAGTGAAGCTGCCAGTGGTGCCGGAGGCTTCAAAGGCCTTGAGTGCATTCAATGGCGGGAGACGGCGAGACATGTGAGGCTCCATCGGCTGGAAAAGGTCGCTCTGAAGCATGCGGTGCAGCAGAACGTTTGTACAGTGACATGGCGTGCAGGCTGAGTTTGACCTGTCGTGGTTGCCATGGTGGATGTCGCTGCGGCAAAAGACGGTCGTTACTGGCTATGGAGCATGAGTTTTATGCAGAGCCAGTACGACAAATAGTCGTTTTGCGCGGTGCAAAACGGCACCTAGAGTGGATTGAACTGTATTTCGTCGATGCACTGCATCATTGCTTCAATGACTGATGACTGTTCTGGAATTAGCGGTGTGAAATGAGTGGTGAATAAGACGAAACAGTGGACGCCACTCCTGAATAGAAAGCCAATACTGAAACTGAATCGATTGTTGTCGGTTTTTTCAGTGATGGTTATTCGTTTTATTGTTAATTCTTTACTTTCACTCTTTATTGTCCCGTTTTTATTGCCCCGTTTTCGGGTGAAAAGTCGGCATTGCCTTTCTGCTTATTATCTAAGCCAACAACTCTATTGCTGAGGATACTCAGGTGTCAGCTAATACTACGATTGTGCCGGCACCGTCCCGGTCGGTATTGATCAATAGTGCTTTTCTTTTTACCGCCTGTAATGCGGTCACCCACGGCTTCAGCATGTTTCTTTATTCGGCCTTACTACCGGAAATCCGTCAGCACTTTCAGCTGAGTTACACCACCGCCTCTCTGATTGCTTCGCTGTTGCTGTTGTCGTACATGACCACCTCGATCCTGAGTGGCGGCTGGATTGCCCGCTGGCAGGGACGGGCGGTGTTGGTCGCGACCATCTGCCTGAGCGTGCCGTTGCTGATACTGGCGGTTTCCACCTCGTGGGTTGCGGTATTTGCTCTGGCACTGGCCGCGGTGTCAGGCTGTGCGGTGGCCAACTGGAATGCCATTGTCGCCTATGCCGGGCAGGCCATTCCCGGTCAGTATCGC
This genomic interval from Pokkaliibacter sp. MBI-7 contains the following:
- the gcvA gene encoding transcriptional regulator GcvA, whose amino-acid sequence is MSRRLPPLNALKAFEASGTTGSFTRAAELLHVTQSAVSRQVKQLEDILGVELLERRHHFLELTPAGRALLPVLRQSFDKIELSVRSILENTHLTRLKINVPPTFATRWLIPRLGTLKELHPELDLTITTALQDNLVESTELDCAIRFGTGDWDTIDNIQLMQESHIAVCAPALLAREGGARTLDFNRYTLLHVLKGSGRFHTWEHWLRAAQIEDVHTEGGIEFDLLEMAIKAAIHGVGITIADRNMITRELASGQLVQVNDVVVPGNRGYWFVTRPDQADLPHLLVFRHWLEQEIEMAAQTIGSV
- a CDS encoding ABC transporter permease, coding for MTRFLARKLGGIVATMLAVSLIVFFALELNVDDVVVHVLGPYSAPDQRAAWLTEHGYDRPFVLRYLAWLWHFMQGDWGMSTYYREPVLTLLAGNLYKTCLLASSALLVMIPIALTLGVIAGIRQGSWADRIVSVLSVFTTSIPDFASAVFLSAIFVFWLKLLPGASTMTSGFSVEQMVLPVMVLSLFGIGYLARMTRSSMIEVMGAHYIRTARMKGASTLRIVLRHALRNALIAPVTVIMLYIPWLLSNVIVVEVFFAYKGFGTLLYTASLNSDVFVIEACAMVSVLVVAGTQVLSDLAYSWLNPRISFNSNGGAA
- a CDS encoding ABC transporter ATP-binding protein, coding for MSTISQDTLLRIHNLSIELPVGTDRIFAVDSVSLELRRGEILCVVGESGSGKSVLTSAVMGDVAKGLRQSSCTIEFQGRDLTRLSEKELRKLRGNQIAMIFQEPMAALNPAMTIGQQVGEVFELHAPQMSKTERKTRLLELLASTHLPEPPRIAASYPHQLSGGQCQRVVIAMALAMNPALLIADEPTTALDVTTQAQVLHLINELKDKHQHGILFITHDFGVVAEVADRIAVMQAGKLVELGTAEQVLNRPKHPYTRQLIDAVPEMNPALRPVTSDAEPALKVDNLVKIYRTGNREVHALKDVSLSLPKGKTLSIVGESGSGKSTLAKLAIRLTGSDQGHIWLGDTDFAALQGADLTRARRRIQMIFQDPYGSLNPRYSVGSIIARAAQLKGMSARGAWDYAGELLERVGLRREALNRKPNQFSGGQRQRIGIARALAMQPEVIIADESVSALDVSVQKQVLQLLNELQQELQLSILFITHDLRVAAQISDYIGVMCKGELVEYGTVKQVLHNPQHPYTQSLLNAAPGREWHPPRLEDHDVLVRLGSKQLASNGS
- a CDS encoding ABC transporter permease, giving the protein MNFRYFLRHPLGMTGLIVVVGWLLVATFAPLLAPYDPLKSFTPLLTPMSTDSTGQFYLLGTDMLGRDILSRLIWGTRTVLFWAFLATMTAFAVGMMMGLMAGFYRGRVDTALSFVANTVLSFPVLVLYIVIILALGASGTNIVIAVTFASAPAIFRIVRALTIDLRNRDYVLSAITQGESGWRIMLVEILPNTTGPLIVDFCLRVGYTAIMIGVLGFLGLGLPPPTPDWGGMVNEGRSMAIAFPYLVIFPCVAISSLMLGLSLLADGLEESAKKGPYG
- a CDS encoding MFS transporter, whose amino-acid sequence is MKAIPSLWPQRAAVACMFSVNGILLASWVPHIPLVQVRLGLDHAALGLALLGLALGAMVSMPVSGWLIGKVGHREVSWFSAVLSCFSAALPAMAPDFFTLLLALIIYGACQGAMDVAMNAQAVRVEKDWGQPIMSSFHGMYSAGGLLGAGLLGAGLGGLYLHYFTPGWHMWLVAAVMLLAVVMTGRWLPEDGPLSVSSEEHKPRRMLTPALLALGVVAFIVMMTEGAMADWSAVFLSTLHSADQGTAALGFAAFSLCMAIGRFSGDYLVRRGSRRACWWYRRCWLPSGWHWWC
- a CDS encoding ABC transporter substrate-binding protein, which gives rise to MSDLKSLDGKDVHSAVPALCDQVKAGEINRRQFLRTVSLLGVTAASARGFLSAIGAGGAALASGTVLADETPKQGGTLRFACAIQEITDPALISWVEASNLLRNSLEFLTYVDSDNVTHPYLAESWKPSDDLKDWHFVLRKDVTWSNGKKFDVDDVMFNFERWTDPESKSPNRTTFQDILHFERVNDHEFILRLGRPLLAIPEMLYAFTCAIVQKDFDLDGSNWAKNPVGTGPFKLTSYAVSKEALFTRREGYWGIPAHLDGLHYIDMGTDVSTHLAALQADQVDVLYRVTVAELDLVKKLPAAQLLSGKSTQTIVMRMQNDQKPFDDIRIRQAVVLCANNQQMLDIAYRGMGTLGENHHVSPIHPEYFALPKQPRDVAKAKALLAEAGYPDGIDLELVVGNTQGKYEQDTAQILQQNCAEAGIRLKLNVMPAAQYWPIWDKAPFSLTFWSHRPLGVMTQELAYRSGVEWNESHFSNKEYDAALDKAMSIVDPKERSKAMADVERILQEHYVMVQPFFGDSFTAVSKKVRNYRLHPSDYFRMDGVWLDA